In Alphaproteobacteria bacterium, one genomic interval encodes:
- the putA gene encoding bifunctional proline dehydrogenase/L-glutamate gamma-semialdehyde dehydrogenase PutA, with translation MIVSKGNSLLEERSQLREAVRKAYLTPEAACVNGLLKTASLSSTQLASIEKRTRVLIQKVRKAHASQVTLETFLAAYDLSTQEGIVLMCLAEALLRIPDAKTADDLIRDKLMNVDWLQKIGSGDSFLTNAPTWGLMLTGKTLKFTEGDDQDPTHHRVFKSLIRKSGEPVIRQAIRQAMRILGRQFVMGDTIQSAIKRAQGMEKKGYSYSYDMLGEAACTERDAQRYFDAYKEAIETIGETDHQGGISIKLSALHPRYEVPQYKRVMTQLVPRVLELVNLCREKEIPCTIDAEEAERLDISLDVFEAVYRDKALQNWDKFGLVVQAYQKRGLPVIRWLAELSKAYKRQIPIRLVKGAYWDSEIKLAQEKGLSGYPVFTRKSSTDVSYVACAKELLKHGPLVYPQFATHNAHTVSTILELLDTKTAHFEFQRIHGMGEVLYETIKESFDVPVRIYAPVGIYKDLLPYLVRRLLENGANTSFVNKLTDSTISLDILAKDPLAKVKGFQEKPHPAIPLPRDLFEPERANAMGLDLTDVDRLRHLKSQMDPLEKKSYTAGPFIKGKLIISENKSESYEPARHSQKLGEVHWATDIHIEEALKTARSGFADWSKVSLEKRAAILNKAAALLEERIPQFISLIVREGGRTLGDALSEVREAIDFCRYYAVQAREDLLDKALRGPTGETNVLSSMGRGTFVCISPWNFPLAIFMGQMTAALVAGNSVIAKPASQTPMIALMAVKLLHEAGVPVNTLTLLPASGSLIGSKLLPDPRVNGVVFTGSTETAWTINQTLAQKKGTIIPFIAETGGINAMIVDSSALLEQVVHDVIVSAFQSAGQRCSALRILYIQEDIADALLEMLIGATAELTMGDPGLLKTDIGPVIDKGAQESLLAYAQKRVQSGKLLYKLPLHGTLGSGSFVTPHIFELEKAEDLTCEIFGPMLHVVRYKANQQDQVIASINGTHYGLTFGIHSRIERTIEYIQSRVQAGNIYVNRSIIGAVVGVQPFGGHGLSGTGPKAGGPHYLARFTTEKTVTVDTTASGGNATLLTLGED, from the coding sequence TTGATCGTATCAAAAGGAAACAGCTTGCTGGAAGAAAGATCACAGCTGCGAGAGGCTGTGCGGAAAGCATATCTTACGCCTGAAGCCGCATGCGTGAATGGCTTACTCAAAACGGCTTCCCTGTCATCGACTCAACTGGCATCCATTGAAAAACGCACACGCGTTCTGATTCAAAAAGTACGGAAAGCGCACGCATCCCAAGTAACACTGGAAACATTTCTAGCCGCTTATGATCTTTCTACGCAAGAAGGGATCGTCTTGATGTGCCTAGCTGAGGCCCTGTTGCGTATTCCCGATGCGAAAACCGCCGACGATCTTATTCGCGACAAGTTAATGAATGTAGATTGGCTCCAAAAAATAGGCAGTGGCGATTCCTTTTTGACCAATGCACCCACCTGGGGGCTCATGCTTACAGGCAAAACTCTCAAGTTCACGGAAGGGGATGATCAAGATCCAACCCATCACCGTGTCTTTAAGAGTCTCATTCGAAAGAGTGGCGAACCGGTTATCCGTCAGGCGATCCGCCAAGCCATGCGTATTCTAGGCCGCCAATTTGTCATGGGAGATACAATCCAGTCGGCCATTAAGCGTGCACAGGGGATGGAGAAAAAAGGATATAGCTACTCCTATGACATGCTGGGGGAGGCTGCCTGCACAGAACGTGATGCTCAAAGATACTTTGACGCCTATAAAGAAGCCATAGAAACCATCGGAGAAACCGATCACCAAGGCGGCATCTCTATTAAGCTCTCGGCCTTGCATCCCCGTTATGAAGTGCCTCAGTATAAGCGGGTCATGACCCAACTAGTGCCCAGGGTTTTGGAGTTGGTCAATTTGTGCCGGGAAAAGGAGATTCCCTGTACTATTGATGCCGAAGAAGCCGAGCGCTTGGATATTTCATTAGATGTGTTTGAAGCCGTTTATCGGGACAAAGCGCTCCAGAATTGGGACAAATTTGGCCTTGTGGTTCAGGCTTATCAAAAACGAGGACTCCCGGTCATTCGGTGGCTTGCCGAACTATCAAAGGCTTATAAGCGGCAAATCCCCATACGATTAGTAAAAGGGGCCTATTGGGATAGTGAAATCAAGCTGGCCCAGGAAAAAGGACTATCAGGATATCCCGTCTTCACACGCAAATCGTCCACAGATGTCTCTTATGTTGCCTGTGCCAAAGAACTCTTGAAGCACGGCCCCCTAGTTTATCCTCAATTTGCCACCCACAATGCCCATACAGTTTCCACAATTTTAGAATTACTGGATACAAAAACGGCCCACTTTGAGTTTCAGCGGATCCATGGCATGGGGGAAGTGCTCTACGAAACAATTAAAGAGTCCTTTGATGTGCCGGTCCGTATCTATGCCCCCGTGGGTATCTATAAGGATCTGCTACCTTATTTGGTCAGACGCCTTTTGGAAAATGGCGCAAATACTTCTTTTGTGAATAAACTCACCGATTCCACCATCAGCCTGGACATTTTGGCAAAAGATCCATTAGCAAAAGTCAAAGGCTTCCAAGAAAAACCCCATCCGGCAATCCCTTTGCCACGAGATCTCTTTGAGCCAGAACGCGCCAACGCTATGGGATTGGACCTGACAGATGTGGATAGATTGCGCCACTTAAAGTCTCAGATGGATCCCTTAGAGAAAAAGTCTTACACTGCCGGCCCCTTCATCAAGGGGAAGCTCATTATATCGGAAAATAAGTCAGAGTCATATGAACCAGCCCGCCACTCTCAAAAACTGGGGGAAGTACATTGGGCGACAGACATCCATATTGAAGAAGCTCTCAAGACAGCCAGATCTGGATTTGCAGACTGGTCAAAGGTTTCACTTGAGAAACGAGCCGCCATACTTAATAAAGCTGCGGCGCTTTTAGAGGAAAGAATCCCCCAATTCATCTCTCTTATCGTGCGAGAAGGGGGGCGCACGCTAGGGGACGCGCTCTCAGAGGTAAGAGAAGCCATCGACTTTTGTCGCTATTATGCGGTTCAAGCCAGAGAAGACTTACTGGACAAAGCACTTCGTGGCCCAACAGGAGAAACCAACGTGCTCAGCTCTATGGGACGGGGCACTTTCGTCTGTATAAGTCCCTGGAATTTTCCTTTGGCCATCTTTATGGGGCAAATGACAGCGGCCCTGGTGGCGGGCAACAGTGTGATCGCTAAACCGGCGAGCCAAACGCCTATGATTGCCTTAATGGCCGTTAAACTGCTTCATGAGGCAGGCGTCCCCGTTAATACATTAACACTCTTACCGGCTTCAGGATCCCTAATCGGATCAAAGCTTCTGCCTGATCCTCGCGTAAATGGTGTGGTGTTCACGGGGTCGACGGAAACCGCCTGGACTATCAATCAAACTTTGGCCCAGAAAAAAGGCACAATAATCCCCTTTATCGCCGAAACGGGCGGCATTAATGCCATGATCGTGGATTCTTCGGCCCTCTTAGAACAAGTCGTCCATGATGTGATTGTTTCGGCTTTTCAGAGTGCTGGCCAGCGTTGTTCTGCTCTCAGGATCCTTTATATCCAGGAAGACATTGCAGATGCCCTACTGGAAATGCTTATTGGTGCTACGGCAGAACTTACCATGGGCGATCCCGGGCTCCTAAAGACCGATATCGGGCCCGTTATTGATAAAGGAGCCCAAGAATCATTGTTGGCCTATGCCCAAAAGCGTGTCCAATCTGGTAAACTTTTATATAAGCTGCCTCTCCACGGCACGCTGGGGTCGGGTTCCTTTGTTACACCCCACATATTTGAATTGGAGAAAGCAGAGGATCTTACCTGCGAAATCTTTGGACCCATGCTCCATGTGGTCCGGTATAAAGCCAACCAGCAAGATCAAGTGATCGCATCCATTAATGGAACGCACTATGGTCTAACCTTTGGCATCCACAGTCGCATTGAAAGAACCATAGAGTATATTCAGTCCAGGGTCCAAGCCGGCAACATTTATGTAAACCGAAGCATCATAGGTGCCGTCGTGGGCGTCCAACCCTTTGGCGGCCACGGCCTCTCAGGAACGGGGCCCAAAGCAGGCGGCCCCCATTATCTGGCACGTTTTACGACTGAGAAAACAGTTACCGTTGACACCACAGCCTCCGGTGGCAATGCCACGTTGCTGACCCTGGGAGAAGACTAA
- a CDS encoding lipase family protein, with protein sequence MKNKFYLFAFASFMTISACNGYADSSVSLRDREGLLEYVKVELPSRNAPLVQKTPYGHEVNGVVQANMPAILKAINQTYLQKKYGPQLGDLDLAREGWEQRVFHGKSGGVFADTPGMVLYNEAKGIVQVVFRGSASFSDWITNFNILKGNVPEFGSEKAQYHSGFAHKYLQSRESLHSVLDGFLEELSPEQKNHLSFIVTGHSLGGGLAQAAILDLAQNYGKKVFGPNFNNLQDPHFFGVALSAPRTLGNDEAYDYFGRVVGHDNVIRYSDANDPVTNAVPGKTIGGFIRGIPLVGEYLADNFAGYRSTGTLAHQSTGRSIWEGFKAGVRGVRRNLAEGNILGAFSLGVQTVVTGLVGPLHFGSVAEDTGGAFDPQIVSTDLNEGLRKGLVHTKAKEAKELAAKELAAKEAAKEKAPTKESLASTAFNGAKTISSSVLNGVKSVASNVWNGFKSLWS encoded by the coding sequence ATGAAAAACAAATTTTATTTATTTGCATTTGCTTCTTTTATGACAATTAGTGCCTGTAATGGTTATGCTGATTCATCGGTTTCCTTGAGGGATAGGGAAGGTCTGCTGGAGTACGTAAAAGTAGAACTCCCTTCTAGAAATGCCCCACTTGTACAAAAAACACCCTATGGACATGAAGTAAACGGCGTTGTTCAGGCCAATATGCCGGCGATCCTAAAAGCCATTAATCAAACGTACTTGCAGAAGAAGTATGGTCCACAGCTAGGTGATCTTGATCTTGCACGAGAAGGTTGGGAACAAAGGGTTTTTCACGGAAAATCTGGGGGAGTATTTGCTGATACCCCTGGAATGGTTTTGTATAACGAGGCAAAAGGAATAGTGCAGGTCGTCTTTCGCGGATCAGCTTCTTTTTCCGACTGGATAACCAATTTTAATATTTTAAAGGGGAATGTCCCTGAGTTTGGTTCGGAGAAGGCACAATATCATTCCGGTTTTGCTCACAAGTACCTTCAATCCAGAGAGAGTTTGCACTCTGTATTAGATGGTTTTTTAGAGGAACTTTCCCCCGAGCAGAAGAATCATCTTAGCTTTATCGTAACAGGTCATAGCCTGGGCGGAGGACTAGCTCAAGCTGCGATCCTCGATTTAGCCCAGAATTATGGGAAGAAAGTATTTGGGCCTAATTTTAACAATCTGCAAGATCCACACTTTTTTGGAGTCGCCCTTTCTGCACCAAGAACTCTCGGTAATGACGAAGCTTATGATTATTTTGGACGCGTTGTTGGGCACGACAATGTAATTCGTTACTCCGATGCCAATGATCCTGTTACAAATGCTGTTCCAGGGAAGACTATAGGTGGTTTTATTAGAGGAATTCCCTTGGTTGGGGAATATTTGGCGGATAATTTTGCCGGTTACAGGAGTACTGGAACACTAGCTCATCAATCTACGGGTCGTTCAATTTGGGAAGGTTTTAAAGCCGGAGTTAGAGGCGTTAGAAGAAATCTTGCAGAAGGTAATATATTAGGCGCCTTCTCCCTGGGAGTTCAAACTGTCGTGACGGGTTTAGTTGGACCTCTTCACTTCGGTTCTGTGGCAGAGGATACTGGAGGGGCATTTGATCCTCAAATTGTATCTACTGATCTTAATGAGGGTTTGCGTAAAGGTTTAGTTCACACAAAGGCTAAAGAGGCCAAAGAACTTGCAGCTAAAGAGCTTGCAGCTAAAGAAGCAGCCAAGGAAAAAGCGCCAACAAAAGAAAGTCTGGCTTCAACGGCTTTTAATGGCGCTAAAACTATTTCTTCAAGTGTTTTAAATGGCGTTAAAAGTGTTGCTTCAAATGTTTGGAATGGCTTTAAATCCTTGTGGAGCTAA